In Candidatus Zixiibacteriota bacterium, the following proteins share a genomic window:
- a CDS encoding aminotransferase class I/II-fold pyridoxal phosphate-dependent enzyme produces MAGRKIIVEPSDTVFQLPEPLGGQFDGLKRKVRRRNIDIIDLGKIDIRFPESLKGLIKVDNSRVWGNKLELNRYEQELKNLISEWLKEDYQVSFDPEREMLLTTGNTPGLFTAFMSLLGRGDKIMIPEPAFSLYRSCARTSGAEAETYSVSEITNFLPNLEKIKTAFSPKNRVRALLINYPHNPTARGVDLKFYNRLSEFALKNNLIIFADSVYLVHGSAGFSHPMYLQSTNGLATGLEFITFSFIFNLPDFKIGVALGHRDFISPLARFRSSFNLVPSMFDMEIAMRLLKERGQVFQTFADLYSNRRELVYAELDRLGWEYLPSGYAPFVWIKLPHRRRVSMTFCRMLLKRTGVVLLPGTFFGEEGEGFARISLGQSEEDIKTAFERINNYSKVYKAPKKIKPRRKSG; encoded by the coding sequence GTTTTTCAACTGCCTGAACCGCTGGGAGGGCAGTTCGACGGCCTCAAACGCAAAGTCCGTCGCAGAAATATCGATATCATCGATCTCGGCAAAATAGATATCCGTTTCCCGGAGAGTCTCAAGGGGCTCATTAAGGTAGACAACAGCCGTGTATGGGGCAATAAACTCGAACTGAACCGTTACGAGCAAGAACTTAAAAATCTTATCTCTGAATGGCTTAAAGAGGATTACCAGGTATCGTTCGATCCGGAGCGGGAGATGCTTTTGACGACCGGGAACACGCCGGGCCTGTTTACGGCTTTCATGAGCCTTCTGGGGCGGGGCGACAAGATCATGATACCTGAACCGGCTTTTTCGCTCTACCGCAGTTGTGCCCGTACATCCGGTGCGGAAGCAGAGACCTATTCGGTCAGTGAGATAACGAATTTCCTGCCTAACCTGGAGAAGATCAAAACCGCCTTCAGTCCCAAAAACAGGGTCAGAGCGCTGTTGATAAATTACCCTCACAATCCCACTGCGCGGGGAGTCGATTTGAAATTTTACAATCGCCTGTCAGAATTCGCCCTGAAAAACAACCTGATAATTTTCGCGGATTCGGTCTATTTGGTGCATGGGTCCGCGGGCTTCTCTCATCCGATGTATCTGCAGTCGACGAATGGTCTGGCGACCGGACTGGAATTCATCACTTTTTCATTCATCTTCAACCTGCCCGATTTTAAGATCGGTGTCGCCCTGGGTCACCGGGATTTCATCTCACCCCTGGCCAGGTTTAGATCCAGTTTCAACCTTGTGCCTTCGATGTTCGATATGGAAATTGCCATGCGTTTACTTAAGGAGCGCGGTCAGGTTTTCCAGACTTTCGCGGACCTTTACAGCAACAGGCGTGAACTGGTCTACGCAGAACTGGACAGGCTGGGCTGGGAATATCTGCCATCCGGTTATGCTCCTTTCGTCTGGATTAAGCTTCCTCATCGCCGGCGGGTTTCGATGACGTTCTGCCGGATGCTTTTGAAGCGGACCGGCGTGGTACTTCTGCCGGGAACTTTCTTCGGTGAAGAAGGCGAGGGCTTTGCACGGATTTCACTGGGTCAGAGCGAGGAAGATATCAAGACAGCGTTTGAGCGGATCAACAATTACTCCAAAGTTTACAAGGCTCCCAAAAAGATCAAGCCCCGGAGGAAAAGTGGCTGA
- the folB gene encoding dihydroneopterin aldolase: MADMIRLTNMVFYAYHGTSPEERKTGHRFEVDIEVHNDLSRAGESDRLEDTINYTRLYNLTQDIFTSRTYNLLERVAYLLADRICEEFRPRNVVVRVRKMIPPIPGNLDHIEVVVEKGA, encoded by the coding sequence GTGGCTGACATGATCCGGTTGACAAATATGGTATTCTACGCTTATCATGGAACCTCCCCTGAAGAACGCAAAACCGGCCATCGTTTCGAAGTCGATATAGAAGTTCACAACGATCTCTCCCGTGCGGGTGAATCAGATCGTCTTGAAGACACTATTAACTATACCCGGCTTTATAACCTGACTCAGGATATCTTCACCTCGCGCACCTACAATTTGCTCGAACGGGTGGCGTATCTTCTGGCGGATAGAATCTGTGAGGAATTCAGGCCCAGAAATGTCGTCGTGCGGGTGCGCAAGATGATCCCGCCTATCCCGGGAAATCTTGATCATATCGAAGTTGTGGTGGAAAAAGGAGCTTAA
- the folK gene encoding 2-amino-4-hydroxy-6-hydroxymethyldihydropteridine diphosphokinase: MPEHLFYLSLGSNLGHRCKFLEEAINLIKESGQIRIKAVSPVYETEPVGFTDQDSFLNLAVAGESCLEPDELLNVLMEVESAVGKKAEFKNGPREIDIDILLYDDMIVESDKLLIPHPRLRSREFALRPLLSLDQGLNDPKTNVPYAEYLAEVQGSAGVSIRDDIDFRHLVSK; the protein is encoded by the coding sequence ATGCCCGAACATTTGTTTTATTTGAGCCTCGGTTCCAATCTGGGCCACAGGTGTAAATTTTTAGAAGAGGCGATAAATCTTATAAAAGAATCCGGTCAAATCAGGATCAAGGCTGTTTCTCCGGTCTATGAGACCGAACCGGTCGGCTTTACTGACCAGGACAGTTTTCTAAATCTGGCAGTAGCGGGTGAAAGCTGTCTTGAGCCGGATGAGCTCTTGAATGTCCTGATGGAGGTTGAATCCGCTGTCGGAAAGAAGGCAGAGTTCAAAAACGGGCCTCGCGAGATAGATATAGATATTTTGCTTTATGATGACATGATCGTTGAATCGGACAAACTACTGATACCTCATCCACGCCTGCGTAGCCGTGAATTCGCGTTGCGACCGCTTTTAAGTCTCGATCAGGGTTTGAATGATCCAAAGACGAACGTACCTTACGCCGAATACCTGGCGGAGGTTCAAGGCTCTGCCGGCGTATCCATAAGGGATGACATAGATTTCAGGCACCTCGTTAGCAAATGA
- a CDS encoding AAA family ATPase yields the protein MKDLNYIAIDGPIGVGKTSLTKLLANRLGAHLILEEATENPFLADFYNNRKKYAFQTQIFFLLERYQQLSKLESHDLFRQKIVADYTFEKDCLFAKVNLSDRELILYNKIAESIATEIPRPDLVIFLQAATETLVKRIKGRGVPFERNIDYNYLDELNEAYNTFFFEYDETPLLVVKTDEFDFVNQPENFEELLEQIKKPLSGTHYYIPPDSLEL from the coding sequence ATGAAAGATCTTAACTACATAGCTATAGACGGCCCGATCGGGGTTGGAAAAACCAGCCTGACCAAGCTTCTGGCGAACCGACTCGGTGCTCATCTTATTCTGGAGGAAGCTACCGAAAATCCGTTCCTGGCTGATTTTTACAACAACCGCAAGAAGTATGCATTCCAGACTCAGATATTCTTTCTTTTGGAGCGTTATCAGCAACTCTCCAAACTGGAAAGCCATGATCTCTTTCGGCAGAAGATTGTGGCCGACTATACTTTCGAGAAGGATTGTCTGTTTGCCAAGGTCAACCTCTCGGACCGTGAATTGATCCTGTACAACAAGATCGCGGAATCCATAGCGACTGAAATCCCCCGTCCCGACCTGGTAATATTTCTTCAGGCGGCCACCGAGACACTTGTCAAGAGAATCAAGGGGCGCGGGGTGCCGTTTGAAAGAAATATAGACTATAATTATCTCGATGAACTCAACGAGGCTTATAATACATTCTTTTTTGAGTACGATGAAACACCGCTTCTGGTTGTTAAGACCGATGAGTTTGATTTCGTCAATCAGCCTGAGAATTTTGAGGAACTTTTGGAACAGATCAAAAAGCCATTGTCCGGCACTCATTATTATATACCGCCCGATTCCCTTGAACTTTGA
- the panB gene encoding 3-methyl-2-oxobutanoate hydroxymethyltransferase, translating into MKSDKISAPSLLKKKQSGEKIVFLTAYDYYTARHLDKAGVDGLLVGDSLNMVVYGHDNTLNLPLSQMLYHCEAVSRGAPRPLVVGDMPFMSYQVAVEQAVENAGRFMTEGRVQAVKLEGGLERAETVRRIVEAGIPVMGHIGLTPQSIFKFGGYRVRGRQKREQNYLLESAQALQEAGCFAIVLEAIKSDIAARITEKLQIPSIGIGAGANVDGQIMVVNDILGMDEEFSAKFVRRYFDLGLKIREVIARFVEDVKTGDYPTEDESYK; encoded by the coding sequence GTGAAATCAGATAAAATCAGCGCACCGTCATTATTGAAGAAAAAGCAGTCCGGCGAGAAAATAGTCTTTTTGACAGCTTATGATTACTATACAGCGCGCCATCTGGACAAGGCCGGAGTCGATGGTCTTTTGGTGGGCGATTCGCTCAACATGGTGGTCTACGGCCATGACAACACGCTCAACCTGCCGTTGTCGCAGATGCTCTATCATTGCGAGGCTGTCAGTCGCGGAGCACCGCGTCCGCTGGTAGTTGGTGATATGCCGTTTATGAGTTACCAGGTTGCGGTCGAACAGGCGGTTGAAAATGCCGGACGCTTCATGACGGAAGGGCGTGTGCAGGCTGTCAAGCTCGAGGGCGGTCTGGAACGTGCTGAAACCGTACGGAGAATAGTAGAAGCCGGCATACCGGTCATGGGGCATATCGGCCTGACTCCACAGTCGATTTTCAAGTTCGGCGGTTACAGGGTGCGCGGACGCCAGAAAAGAGAACAGAATTATCTGCTGGAATCAGCCCAGGCATTGCAGGAAGCGGGTTGTTTTGCAATCGTACTGGAGGCGATCAAGTCGGATATCGCGGCCCGAATTACGGAGAAACTTCAGATTCCTTCAATCGGAATCGGTGCCGGGGCAAATGTCGACGGGCAGATCATGGTAGTTAATGATATTCTGGGTATGGATGAGGAATTTTCCGCCAAGTTTGTTCGTAGATATTTCGATCTCGGTCTCAAGATCCGGGAAGTCATCGCACGCTTTGTCGAGGATGTCAAAACCGGCGACTACCCGACCGAGGATGAGAGTTACAAATAG
- a CDS encoding pantoate--beta-alanine ligase, translating to MKTIKSPKSMQLLSRRTGQTGKSIGLVPTMGALHKGHLALVERALKLTDFVVVSIFVNPTQFGAGEDFSRYPRTFSADRKLLAELGVDSVFSPSADQLYPADFETYVAVEKMSQVLEGEFRPTHFRGVTTVVAKLFNIVRPDVAVFGRKDFQQAVVIKKMARDLNFDVKIVTVPTVREKSGLAKSSRNKYFSPEQLRRAVVLYDSLKMAEKMIKAGHRQASKIKSAMKRRINQTPGTRIDYIAITDEELNELKRLSGKITISLAVWLDEVRLIDNISLNLGK from the coding sequence ATGAAAACCATTAAATCACCGAAATCTATGCAACTTTTGTCCCGCAGAACGGGTCAAACCGGTAAGTCTATCGGGCTGGTGCCGACCATGGGCGCGCTTCACAAAGGACACCTGGCCCTGGTTGAGAGGGCTTTAAAGCTGACGGACTTCGTGGTTGTGTCGATATTCGTCAACCCGACCCAGTTCGGGGCTGGTGAGGATTTCAGCCGTTATCCGCGAACTTTTTCGGCAGATAGGAAATTGCTTGCGGAACTGGGAGTCGATTCTGTATTCTCGCCTTCGGCAGATCAGCTCTATCCTGCGGATTTCGAGACTTATGTTGCGGTCGAGAAGATGTCGCAGGTATTGGAAGGAGAGTTTCGGCCGACCCATTTTCGGGGAGTGACCACGGTTGTGGCAAAGTTGTTCAATATCGTCAGGCCCGATGTTGCTGTCTTCGGGCGCAAAGATTTTCAGCAGGCGGTGGTTATAAAAAAGATGGCCCGTGACCTGAATTTCGATGTGAAAATCGTTACAGTGCCGACAGTCCGGGAGAAATCGGGGCTGGCTAAATCATCGCGCAACAAGTACTTCTCGCCGGAACAGCTCAGGCGTGCGGTTGTTCTATATGATAGCCTGAAAATGGCGGAAAAAATGATAAAAGCGGGACACAGACAGGCCTCGAAAATAAAATCGGCCATGAAACGCCGGATAAACCAGACTCCCGGAACCAGGATCGATTATATCGCTATAACTGATGAGGAATTGAATGAATTGAAGAGGCTGTCGGGAAAAATCACAATCTCTCTGGCGGTATGGCTTGACGAGGTTCGACTGATTGATAATATTAGCCTCAATCTGGGAAAATGA